In Macadamia integrifolia cultivar HAES 741 chromosome 1, SCU_Mint_v3, whole genome shotgun sequence, a single window of DNA contains:
- the LOC122074354 gene encoding uncharacterized protein LOC122074354 yields the protein MPSFGVFSIRRCISGCGDQVRTSGLGTRIWNLTDKPLELQIRVGSILKKGHTIKPGSSKRLNCKTIYKAYMPSVGSDGGGTQSLLYYYDETCRPYVWIHDSFSDFSRIVKQQYISLEDLRDCSEIKIFRDHQRGCVLVRKKPRPEFC from the coding sequence ATGCcaagttttggggttttctcaattCGACGGTGTATCAGTGGATGTGGTGATCAAGTTAGGACCTCTGGACTTGGAACAAGAATCTGGAACCTTACAGACAAACCACTTGAATTGCAGATAAGGGTAGGATCCATATTGAAGAAGGGCCACACAATCAAGCCAGGGTCTTCAAAGAGACTGAATTGCAAAACCATTTACAAGGCTTACATGCCAAGTGTAGGAAGTGATGGTGGAGGGACACAGAGCTTGCTTTACTACTATGATGAGACATGTCGCCCTTATGTTTGGATACATGACAGCTTCAGTGACTTCTCAAGGATAGTGAAGCAACAGTACATCAGCCTTGAAGATTTGAGAGATTGCTCTGAGATCAAGATCTTCAGAGACCATCAGAGAGGCTGTGTTTTGGTCCGAAAGAAACCCAGGCCAGAATTTTGCTGA
- the LOC122074312 gene encoding transcription factor bHLH7-like isoform X3: MQAINGVPKFQKDKLYEDSRSVTDSNPINSALNMDVSKTLSSAHMLNIDNHESLKAPARFLCSDKLKMLEGNNYNVPMAGYLYPDGEGEPQNKLISENKISVLQNRARISGGINTLRELLPHSEEGSKASVLDDTIDYIKYLQLQIKMLSQSRLGGEAAAAPFTHLEGYGHYLFHQEMLNEPLEEMIGKLMELDIATATQLLDSKGLSVIPIALAEGVFQKR, from the exons ATGCAGGCCATTAATGGGGTGCctaaattccaaaaggataaattATATGAGGATTCAAGATCGGTAACagattccaatccaattaaTTCTGCTCTTAATATGGATGTTTCAAAAACATTGTCATCTGCGCATATGCTCAACATCGACAACCATGAATCTTTGAAAGCTCCTGCAAGATTTCTTTGTTCTGATAAATTGAAAATGCTAGAAGGAAACAATTACAATGTTCCAATG GCAGGATATCTGTACCCAGATGGTGAAGGAGAACCGCAGAACAAGTTAATCAGTGAAAACAAGATTTCAGTTCTT CAAAACAGAGCAAGGATTTCTGGAGGCATCAATACATTGAGAGAACTTCTTCCACATTCTGAAGAG GGTAGCAAAGCCTCTGTACTGGATGATACCATCGACTATATCAAGTATTTGCAGCTTCAAATTAAG ATGCTGAGTCAAAGCAGATTGGGTGGTGAGGCAGCTGCTGCTCCTTTTACTCATCTTGAG GGTTATGGACACTACTTGTTCCATCAGGAGATGCTTAATGAACCCCTTGAAGAGATGATTGGAAAGTTAATGGAGTTGGACATTGCTACTGCAACGCAGCTGTTGGATAGCAAGGGCCTGTCTGTGATACCAATTGCTCTGGCAGAAGGGGTCTTCcaaaaaagatga
- the LOC122074312 gene encoding transcription factor bHLH7-like isoform X1, with the protein MQAINGVPKFQKDKLYEDSRSVTDSNPINSALNMDVSKTLSSAHMLNIDNHESLKAPARFLCSDKLKMLEGNNYNVPMAGYLYPDGEGEPQNKLISENKISVLNNVSSSQESDGDQRNVSQPHLAVTVAVPTPSMSVSKRKASIQRNNTGRQNRARISGGINTLRELLPHSEEGSKASVLDDTIDYIKYLQLQIKMLSQSRLGGEAAAAPFTHLEGYGHYLFHQEMLNEPLEEMIGKLMELDIATATQLLDSKGLSVIPIALAEGVFQKR; encoded by the exons ATGCAGGCCATTAATGGGGTGCctaaattccaaaaggataaattATATGAGGATTCAAGATCGGTAACagattccaatccaattaaTTCTGCTCTTAATATGGATGTTTCAAAAACATTGTCATCTGCGCATATGCTCAACATCGACAACCATGAATCTTTGAAAGCTCCTGCAAGATTTCTTTGTTCTGATAAATTGAAAATGCTAGAAGGAAACAATTACAATGTTCCAATG GCAGGATATCTGTACCCAGATGGTGAAGGAGAACCGCAGAACAAGTTAATCAGTGAAAACAAGATTTCAGTTCTT AATAATGTGTCTAGTTCACAAGAATCTGATGGGGATCAGCGTAATGTTTCTCAACCTCATTTGGCTGTTACAGTTGCTGTCCCAACCCCTTCCATGAGTGTATCAAAGAGAAAAGCTAGTATTCAAAGGAATAATACTGGTCGG CAAAACAGAGCAAGGATTTCTGGAGGCATCAATACATTGAGAGAACTTCTTCCACATTCTGAAGAG GGTAGCAAAGCCTCTGTACTGGATGATACCATCGACTATATCAAGTATTTGCAGCTTCAAATTAAG ATGCTGAGTCAAAGCAGATTGGGTGGTGAGGCAGCTGCTGCTCCTTTTACTCATCTTGAG GGTTATGGACACTACTTGTTCCATCAGGAGATGCTTAATGAACCCCTTGAAGAGATGATTGGAAAGTTAATGGAGTTGGACATTGCTACTGCAACGCAGCTGTTGGATAGCAAGGGCCTGTCTGTGATACCAATTGCTCTGGCAGAAGGGGTCTTCcaaaaaagatga
- the LOC122074312 gene encoding transcription factor LRL1-like isoform X2: MQAINGVPKFQKDKLYEDSRSVTDSNPINSALNMDVSKTLSSAHMLNIDNHESLKAPARFLCSDKLKMLEGNNYNVPMNNVSSSQESDGDQRNVSQPHLAVTVAVPTPSMSVSKRKASIQRNNTGRQNRARISGGINTLRELLPHSEEGSKASVLDDTIDYIKYLQLQIKMLSQSRLGGEAAAAPFTHLEGYGHYLFHQEMLNEPLEEMIGKLMELDIATATQLLDSKGLSVIPIALAEGVFQKR, from the exons ATGCAGGCCATTAATGGGGTGCctaaattccaaaaggataaattATATGAGGATTCAAGATCGGTAACagattccaatccaattaaTTCTGCTCTTAATATGGATGTTTCAAAAACATTGTCATCTGCGCATATGCTCAACATCGACAACCATGAATCTTTGAAAGCTCCTGCAAGATTTCTTTGTTCTGATAAATTGAAAATGCTAGAAGGAAACAATTACAATGTTCCAATG AATAATGTGTCTAGTTCACAAGAATCTGATGGGGATCAGCGTAATGTTTCTCAACCTCATTTGGCTGTTACAGTTGCTGTCCCAACCCCTTCCATGAGTGTATCAAAGAGAAAAGCTAGTATTCAAAGGAATAATACTGGTCGG CAAAACAGAGCAAGGATTTCTGGAGGCATCAATACATTGAGAGAACTTCTTCCACATTCTGAAGAG GGTAGCAAAGCCTCTGTACTGGATGATACCATCGACTATATCAAGTATTTGCAGCTTCAAATTAAG ATGCTGAGTCAAAGCAGATTGGGTGGTGAGGCAGCTGCTGCTCCTTTTACTCATCTTGAG GGTTATGGACACTACTTGTTCCATCAGGAGATGCTTAATGAACCCCTTGAAGAGATGATTGGAAAGTTAATGGAGTTGGACATTGCTACTGCAACGCAGCTGTTGGATAGCAAGGGCCTGTCTGTGATACCAATTGCTCTGGCAGAAGGGGTCTTCcaaaaaagatga
- the LOC122080671 gene encoding R3H domain-containing protein 4-like isoform X1: MATPAVLQREEDFLVYSSIFDPPKGEKVKYRGNLIEKKIEFLEGLAGKVSNRRARRWVNDRLLIELVPRLDAEEIRGLFAPPPWGDNVPLSPFCMTNTEEWDAFRSVDMDKEVCMINALKNSSSKRKDRVDADKMAAVDAWRRVDCRTREALRRSYLPELIASYEECIRAFIKDGGDEDDLVLQIQDPFHRLLLHGVCEFYDLVSVTIAGSKGGKALKTTRIKKKKSGSAALPNITLTHFLKMSKAGIW, from the exons ATGGCGACCCCTGCTGTGTTGCAGAGAGAAGAGGACTTTCTTGTCTACTCTTCTATTTTTGATCCACCAAAAG gtgaaAAGGTCAAATATCGTGGAAACTTAATCGAGAAGAAGATCGAATTTCTTGAGGGCTTGGCTGGAAAG GTCAGCAATCGGCGGGCTCGCAGATGGGTAAATGATCGCTTATTGATTGAACTTGTTCCTCGCTTGGATGCAGAAGAAATCAGAGGCCTATTTGCTCCTCCTCCGTGGG GTGACAATGTACCCTTGTCACCATTTTGCATGACAAATACAGAAGAGTGGGATGCATTTAGGAGTGTTGACATGGATAAAGAG GTTTGCATGATCAATGCCCTGAAAAATTCTTCATCTAAAAGGAAAGATCGTGTGGATGCTGATAAGATGGCTGCAGTAGACGCATGGCGTAGAGTGGACTGTCGAACGAGAGAGGCCCTGCGGCGTAGTTACCTTCCAGAACTGATTGCGAGCTATGAG GAATGTATACGAGCATTCATCAAAGATGGTGGAGATGAAGACGATCTTGTCCTGCAGATTCAAGATCCCTTTCATAGATTGTTGCTGCATGGAGTGTGTGAG TTCTACGACTTGGTTTCTGTAACCATTGCCGGatcaaaagggggaaaagcATTGAAGACGACGaggataaaaaagaagaaatcaggCTCTGCAGCACTCCCAAACATAACTCTAACCCATTTCCTGAAAATGTCCAAGGCAGGAATATGGTAA